The following are encoded together in the Pedobacter sp. D749 genome:
- a CDS encoding DUF2130 domain-containing protein, with amino-acid sequence MPTEIKCPNCAHVFPMEEAMAEDYKKELREKAAAYARQKDEEYQRKLQVFESEKQQQLKAFEAKLNEEKTKLKDSLEENLRKSISADFETKLQMLEGNAKDNAEKLKLAREKELEFLRREESLKVKEEEMELAFQRKMQEQRNELVEQIRKQEAEKNSIKDTEHQLRLKELEKQLDDQKKLAEEMKRKAEQGSMQLQGEVQELILEELLRVNYPFDLIEEVGKGVRGADCVQVVRNQFGQECGKIIYESKRTKDFGGDWIEKLKKDMRSMGIDVAVIVSQCYPKGMDCFGQRDGVWICSFEEVNAVAYVLREGILRLAGAVKSQENRGEKMHMLYDYLMGAEFSEQWKAIREGFMSMKLSIQRERDAMERLWKAREKQLEKVLLNATHIRGSIEGIAGSDSVQLSLTDDDDDTLLLE; translated from the coding sequence ATGCCTACCGAAATAAAATGTCCCAATTGTGCCCATGTTTTTCCGATGGAAGAAGCCATGGCCGAAGATTATAAGAAAGAGTTACGTGAGAAAGCGGCTGCTTATGCAAGGCAGAAAGATGAAGAATATCAGCGTAAGCTGCAGGTTTTCGAGTCAGAAAAACAGCAACAGCTGAAAGCTTTTGAGGCTAAACTTAACGAAGAGAAGACCAAACTTAAGGATAGCCTAGAGGAGAACCTGCGGAAAAGTATTTCGGCCGATTTCGAAACCAAACTGCAAATGCTGGAAGGTAATGCGAAAGATAATGCCGAAAAATTAAAGCTGGCCCGTGAAAAAGAACTGGAGTTTTTACGTCGCGAGGAAAGTCTTAAAGTAAAGGAAGAAGAAATGGAACTTGCTTTTCAACGTAAAATGCAAGAACAGCGTAATGAGTTGGTAGAACAGATTCGTAAACAAGAGGCAGAAAAGAATAGCATTAAAGATACTGAACATCAATTGCGTTTAAAGGAATTGGAAAAACAGCTCGACGATCAGAAAAAACTGGCCGAAGAGATGAAACGCAAAGCCGAGCAGGGTAGTATGCAATTGCAGGGCGAAGTGCAGGAATTGATTTTGGAAGAGCTGCTTCGTGTTAATTACCCTTTTGATTTAATTGAAGAAGTTGGTAAAGGTGTGCGTGGGGCAGATTGTGTACAGGTGGTGCGTAATCAATTTGGACAGGAATGTGGTAAAATTATTTACGAAAGCAAACGTACCAAAGATTTTGGTGGCGACTGGATCGAAAAACTGAAGAAAGATATGCGCAGCATGGGCATTGATGTTGCGGTAATTGTGAGTCAATGTTATCCGAAGGGCATGGATTGTTTCGGACAACGTGATGGGGTTTGGATCTGTTCTTTTGAAGAAGTAAATGCCGTAGCCTATGTTTTGCGTGAAGGTATTTTACGCTTGGCAGGTGCGGTAAAATCGCAGGAAAACCGTGGCGAGAAAATGCATATGTTGTACGATTACTTAATGGGCGCAGAGTTTTCTGAACAATGGAAGGCAATCAGGGAGGGTTTTATGAGCATGAAACTATCCATACAGCGCGAACGCGATGCGATGGAACGTTTATGGAAAGCACGCGAAAAACAATTGGAGAAAGTATTGTTAAACGCCACACATATCCGTGGTTCTATAGAAGGAATCGCAGGTAGCGATAGTGTGCAATTGAGTTTAACCGACGATGACGATGATACTTTGCTTTTAGAGTAA
- a CDS encoding OsmC family protein: protein MVKATINKEHYACSVTNGSHDIIVDEPLELGGTHKGFAPKGLLMASLASCVAITLRMYADRKEWPIDKIEVEVNIDTENGETIFLEEITCTGVLTEEQKIRLEEIAAKCPVSKILAAGHEIRSKVL from the coding sequence ATGGTAAAAGCAACAATAAATAAAGAACATTATGCCTGTTCGGTAACCAATGGTTCTCATGATATTATAGTAGACGAACCTTTGGAGTTAGGAGGAACACATAAAGGTTTTGCCCCTAAAGGATTATTAATGGCCTCCTTAGCCTCGTGTGTAGCGATCACCTTAAGGATGTATGCCGATAGAAAAGAATGGCCTATTGATAAAATCGAGGTGGAAGTAAACATTGATACCGAAAACGGTGAAACAATATTTTTGGAAGAAATTACCTGTACCGGTGTGCTTACCGAAGAACAGAAAATCAGACTGGAAGAAATTGCAGCAAAATGCCCTGTTAGTAAAATCCTTGCCGCTGGTCATGAAATCAGATCGAAAGTGCTTTAA
- a CDS encoding YtxH domain-containing protein — MKYRKLIGKYLKHESDNSAKIALALVAGLAAGAVISILFAPDSGAGTRGKIAGGAKNLRYGFQDKYNLLKEKVFGVEAIEEDIVEHEVPHFKHTVAKKRKSDVKEILENAHENGQVQEGQG; from the coding sequence ATGAAATACAGAAAGTTAATCGGAAAATATTTAAAGCACGAATCGGATAACAGTGCAAAAATAGCTCTTGCCTTAGTGGCTGGTTTAGCAGCTGGCGCAGTAATTAGTATTTTATTTGCTCCGGATAGCGGTGCAGGCACGCGTGGAAAAATTGCTGGCGGGGCCAAAAACCTGCGTTATGGCTTCCAAGATAAATATAACCTGTTAAAAGAGAAAGTTTTTGGCGTAGAAGCCATTGAAGAAGACATTGTTGAACATGAAGTGCCTCATTTTAAACACACGGTTGCTAAAAAACGTAAATCAGATGTGAAAGAGATTCTGGAAAATGCCCATGAAAATGGTCAGGTACAGGAAGGACAAGGATAA
- a CDS encoding YdcF family protein translates to MIFILSKILLFLIKPIVWICVLLIFAVASKQPKQRKRYLLYTLIIFFFFSNGFIAGKIVNTYVSGDYPKSQKYDVGIVLGGFSGLNKRNNEIAFNGAGDRLFQAIALYKKGYIKQILISGGNANIIDSQVKEADLAFKYLKLIGIPDTAILIEKRSRNTVENARYSMALITKNNPNAKILVITSAWHIPRAKLIFDKQAKRNIEYYPTNFMGNTEFELDNLIIPNATALTIWELLFKEWIGLAVDSFRA, encoded by the coding sequence ATGATTTTTATCCTCTCGAAGATTCTGCTTTTCCTCATTAAACCGATAGTTTGGATTTGCGTGCTTTTGATTTTTGCAGTTGCATCTAAGCAACCTAAACAAAGGAAAAGGTATTTATTATATACCTTGATTATCTTTTTCTTTTTCTCCAATGGTTTTATTGCTGGCAAAATAGTAAACACTTACGTATCAGGCGACTATCCAAAATCCCAAAAATACGATGTTGGCATCGTACTGGGAGGTTTCTCGGGTTTAAATAAGCGAAATAATGAAATTGCTTTTAATGGGGCAGGAGATAGATTGTTCCAGGCAATTGCACTTTATAAAAAAGGATATATTAAGCAGATATTAATTAGTGGCGGAAACGCCAATATAATAGACTCACAAGTAAAAGAAGCTGATTTAGCCTTTAAATACTTAAAACTGATCGGCATTCCCGATACTGCAATCCTGATTGAAAAGCGAAGCAGAAATACCGTCGAAAATGCCAGGTACAGCATGGCACTCATTACTAAAAACAACCCAAATGCTAAAATTCTGGTCATTACCAGTGCATGGCACATCCCAAGGGCAAAACTAATTTTTGATAAACAAGCCAAGCGTAATATTGAATATTATCCGACCAATTTTATGGGAAATACCGAATTTGAATTGGACAATTTAATTATTCCAAACGCTACTGCTTTAACAATATGGGAGTTGTTATTTAAAGAATGGATTGGATTAGCGGTAGACAGTTTTAGAGCCTAG
- the obgE gene encoding GTPase ObgE — protein MSQGSNFVDYVKICCRSGKGGAGSAHLHRDILTSMGGPDGGDGGRGGHIIVKGSIHIWTLLHLKYRKHIIAEDGGAGGSSHKFGKQGKDEILEVPLGTIAKDAETGEILFEITKDGETKILTAGGRGGLGNAHFKNSVQQTPRFAQPGEQGQEVWNILELKVLADVGLVGFPNAGKSTLLSVVSAAKPEIADYPFTTIVPNLGIVSYRGGKSFVMADIPGIIEGASKGKGLGYRFLRHIERNSVLLFMVPADTSRSIKEEYEILKSELESYNPELMQKPHVLAITKSDMLDEELMEEMKQDLPNIPSIFISSVAEKNILELKDMLWKAIEG, from the coding sequence ATGTCACAGGGTTCGAATTTCGTAGATTATGTAAAAATTTGTTGCCGTTCTGGTAAAGGTGGAGCAGGTTCGGCACATTTACATCGTGATATTTTAACGTCAATGGGTGGTCCTGATGGTGGTGATGGCGGTCGTGGCGGCCACATTATCGTTAAAGGAAGTATTCATATCTGGACATTGTTACACCTTAAATACCGTAAGCATATCATCGCAGAAGATGGTGGTGCTGGTGGTAGTTCCCATAAATTCGGTAAACAAGGCAAGGATGAAATTTTAGAGGTTCCGCTTGGTACCATTGCCAAAGATGCTGAAACCGGTGAAATCCTTTTTGAAATTACCAAAGATGGCGAAACTAAGATTTTAACAGCTGGTGGCCGTGGCGGTTTGGGTAATGCGCATTTTAAAAATTCTGTTCAGCAAACACCACGCTTTGCACAACCAGGTGAGCAGGGACAGGAGGTTTGGAATATTTTAGAATTAAAAGTTTTAGCTGATGTTGGCCTCGTTGGTTTCCCAAATGCAGGAAAATCAACATTACTTTCTGTGGTTTCGGCAGCTAAGCCAGAAATAGCCGATTATCCTTTTACTACCATCGTTCCTAATCTGGGTATTGTAAGTTACAGAGGTGGAAAATCTTTTGTAATGGCCGATATCCCTGGAATTATTGAAGGTGCATCAAAGGGTAAAGGTTTAGGATACCGTTTCCTGCGTCATATAGAACGAAATTCGGTGCTGTTGTTCATGGTTCCGGCTGATACAAGCCGTTCTATCAAAGAAGAATATGAAATCCTTAAAAGTGAGTTGGAGTCTTACAATCCTGAATTAATGCAAAAGCCACACGTTTTAGCCATTACCAAATCGGATATGTTAGATGAAGAACTGATGGAAGAAATGAAACAGGATTTGCCAAATATCCCATCGATATTTATCTCATCAGTAGCTGAAAAGAATATTTTAGAGCTGAAAGATATGCTTTGGAAAGCGATTGAAGGATAA
- a CDS encoding adenylate kinase — protein sequence MLNLVLFGPPGAGKGTQSEKLIAKYQLVHVSTGDLFRAHVKGETELGKKVSQLLADGELVPDAITIAMLEEEVDKNPDAKGFVFDGFPRTVPQAIELDLFLERKGSKIAGVIALDVDQDELTKRIAERHKTSGRPDDDAEKLKKRISEYFDKTIHVLPYYEEQGKLNKVNGIGEIETVYNDLCAVIDQYKV from the coding sequence ATGCTTAATTTAGTTCTCTTTGGCCCTCCAGGGGCGGGTAAAGGCACCCAATCTGAAAAACTGATTGCAAAATATCAGTTGGTACACGTTTCAACAGGCGATCTTTTTAGAGCACACGTTAAAGGAGAAACCGAATTAGGAAAAAAAGTGAGTCAATTGTTAGCTGACGGGGAATTGGTTCCTGATGCCATTACAATTGCCATGCTTGAAGAAGAGGTAGATAAAAATCCTGATGCTAAGGGATTTGTGTTTGATGGATTTCCGCGTACTGTTCCGCAAGCAATTGAGCTTGATTTATTTTTAGAGCGTAAAGGCAGTAAAATTGCTGGTGTTATTGCTTTAGATGTTGATCAGGATGAGTTAACAAAACGTATTGCTGAGCGTCATAAAACCAGTGGTCGTCCAGATGATGATGCTGAAAAACTGAAAAAGCGAATTTCAGAATACTTTGACAAAACGATCCATGTATTGCCTTATTACGAAGAGCAAGGAAAGTTGAATAAAGTAAATGGAATTGGTGAAATAGAAACAGTTTATAATGATCTTTGCGCTGTAATTGATCAGTATAAAGTATAA
- a CDS encoding zinc-dependent alcohol dehydrogenase: MKAAVFHKPGDIRVDNVPDPEILDPRDVILKVTSTAICGSDLHILSGAVPQKEPLVMGHEFMGIVEEVGASITNLKRGDRVVVPFPISCGKCFFCTHEASPACENSNFKNYGPNGDLMSQKGGALFGYTDLYGGYSGGQAQYVRVPYADISPRIVPAHLSDEQALFLTDIFPTGWSAIDWAQLKGGEVVAIFGSGPVGLMAQKAAWINGASRVIAIDPLDYRLEKAKAVNNVDILNPHKIDVVAAIREMTDGRGADVCVDAVGFEPERSFIDKVKATINFEKGSIKVLEMCFEAVRRMGTVSIMGVYGSPYDNFPLFRIFDKGITIKQGQAPVLNYIDKLIGLVDEGKVVLDDIITHTLPLEDAARGYKIFDEKEEDCVKVVLKP, from the coding sequence ATGAAAGCAGCAGTATTTCACAAACCTGGCGATATCCGGGTAGACAATGTTCCCGATCCGGAAATTCTGGATCCAAGGGATGTAATTCTGAAAGTCACCTCAACTGCCATCTGCGGTTCCGATCTCCACATCTTAAGCGGTGCAGTTCCACAAAAAGAACCATTGGTTATGGGGCATGAATTTATGGGGATTGTAGAAGAAGTTGGTGCTTCCATTACCAATCTTAAGCGTGGCGACCGTGTAGTGGTTCCTTTTCCCATTTCTTGCGGTAAATGTTTTTTTTGTACACATGAGGCGTCTCCGGCATGCGAAAATTCTAATTTTAAAAACTATGGCCCTAATGGAGATCTGATGAGTCAAAAAGGTGGTGCATTATTTGGTTATACCGATCTGTACGGTGGATATTCGGGCGGGCAGGCACAATACGTAAGGGTACCTTATGCAGATATCAGTCCGCGGATCGTTCCGGCCCATTTAAGTGATGAGCAGGCACTTTTTCTGACCGATATTTTTCCTACAGGCTGGTCGGCTATTGACTGGGCACAGCTCAAAGGAGGAGAGGTGGTGGCCATTTTTGGATCAGGGCCTGTGGGTTTAATGGCCCAGAAAGCAGCGTGGATTAATGGAGCGAGCCGGGTAATTGCGATCGATCCGCTTGACTACAGATTGGAAAAGGCAAAAGCTGTAAACAATGTCGACATCCTCAATCCACATAAAATTGATGTTGTAGCAGCCATTAGGGAAATGACTGATGGACGGGGAGCTGATGTATGTGTTGATGCAGTTGGCTTTGAACCTGAACGCAGCTTTATAGATAAGGTTAAGGCAACGATAAATTTTGAAAAAGGATCAATCAAAGTCCTTGAAATGTGTTTTGAGGCTGTCCGGAGGATGGGAACCGTATCTATTATGGGCGTTTATGGATCTCCTTATGATAATTTTCCGCTTTTTAGGATATTCGATAAAGGTATTACCATTAAGCAGGGGCAGGCACCGGTACTCAACTATATTGATAAGCTGATAGGGCTTGTAGATGAGGGTAAAGTAGTGCTGGATGATATTATAACCCATACACTTCCCCTTGAAGATGCAGCACGTGGCTATAAAATTTTTGATGAGAAGGAAGAAGACTGCGTTAAGGTCGTTTTAAAGCCTTAA